In one window of Thermus aquaticus DNA:
- the rlmN gene encoding 23S rRNA (adenine(2503)-C(2))-methyltransferase RlmN encodes MKPILELFPEEFPGEGYRKAQIAHWVFARGVLDFAEMTDLPKGLREALVREWRVSEFQLVEAYPSKDGSVKYLFTLLDGKKTEAVYMPYQNRKTVCLSSMVGCPAGCTFCATGALGFGRNLTAAEILSQLLAIAHHQGLSPREIRNVVLMGMGEPLLNLTNVLKAIRVMLHPKALAMSPRRITLSTVGIPRGILRLAEEDVGVRLALSLHAPDDETRRKIIPTAHRYPIAEIMAAVRRYYERTKRRVTFEYTLLKGLNDHLWQARLLAKLLKGISAHVNLIPFNPWENAPVEGTPKAGILAFAEELRRLGVPTSIRWSRGRDVGAACGQLALKAPKALTFTPLLEDAGQ; translated from the coding sequence GTGAAACCCATCCTGGAGCTTTTCCCCGAAGAGTTCCCCGGCGAGGGCTACCGCAAGGCCCAGATCGCCCACTGGGTCTTCGCCCGAGGGGTCCTGGACTTCGCCGAGATGACCGACCTCCCCAAGGGCCTGCGGGAGGCTTTGGTCAGGGAGTGGCGCGTGAGCGAGTTCCAGCTGGTGGAGGCCTACCCCAGCAAGGACGGGAGCGTCAAGTACCTCTTCACCCTCCTGGACGGGAAGAAGACCGAGGCCGTCTACATGCCCTACCAGAACCGCAAGACGGTCTGCCTCTCCAGCATGGTGGGCTGCCCCGCCGGGTGCACCTTCTGCGCCACCGGGGCCTTGGGCTTTGGGCGGAACCTGACCGCGGCGGAGATCCTCTCCCAGCTTCTCGCCATCGCCCACCACCAGGGCCTCTCCCCCAGGGAGATCCGCAACGTGGTCCTCATGGGCATGGGGGAGCCCCTCCTGAACCTCACGAACGTCCTCAAGGCCATCCGGGTCATGCTCCACCCCAAAGCCCTGGCCATGAGCCCAAGGCGCATCACCCTCTCCACCGTGGGCATCCCCCGGGGCATCCTGCGCCTGGCGGAAGAGGACGTGGGCGTGCGCCTGGCCCTCTCCCTCCACGCCCCCGACGACGAGACCAGGCGGAAGATCATCCCCACCGCCCACCGCTACCCCATCGCCGAGATCATGGCGGCGGTGCGCCGCTACTACGAGCGCACCAAGCGGCGGGTCACCTTTGAGTACACCCTCCTCAAGGGCCTGAACGACCACCTTTGGCAGGCCCGGCTTCTGGCCAAGCTCCTCAAGGGGATCAGCGCCCACGTGAACCTGATCCCCTTCAACCCCTGGGAGAACGCCCCGGTGGAGGGGACACCCAAAGCAGGCATCCTGGCCTTCGCCGAGGAGCTTAGGCGCCTGGGAGTGCCCACCTCCATAAGGTGGAGCCGGGGCCGGGACGTGGGGGCCGCCTGCGGTCAGCTGGCCCTCAAGGCCCCCAAGGCCCTCACCTTCACACCCCTTCTAGAAGACGCCGGGCAATGA
- a CDS encoding acyl-CoA dehydrogenase family protein: MTLWFEESREERAVLGPLREFLKAEVAPGAAERDRTGAFPWDLVRKMAQFGVFGATVPEAYGGAGLPMRLFARMVEEVAYYDGALALTVASHNSLATGHILLAGNEKQKAEFLPKLASGEALGAWGLTEPGAGSDAAALKTRAEAVPGGFLLNGTKQFITQGSVAGVYVIMARTDPAPSPEKRHLGISAFAFFRPEKGLRVGRKEEKLGLNASDTAQLLLEDLFVPEEGLLGERGKGFYDVLRVLDGGRIGIAAMAVGLGRAALDFALRHAKEREAFGRPIAEFQGVSFKLAEMATELEAARLLYLKAAELKDAGRPFALEAAQAKLFASEVAVRACDEAIQILGGYGYVKDYPVERYWRDARLTRIGEGTSEILKVVIARRLLEGV, from the coding sequence ATGACCCTGTGGTTTGAGGAAAGCAGAGAGGAGCGGGCAGTCCTGGGGCCCTTGCGGGAGTTCCTGAAGGCGGAGGTGGCCCCGGGGGCGGCGGAGAGGGACCGGACGGGGGCCTTCCCCTGGGACCTGGTGCGCAAGATGGCCCAGTTCGGGGTCTTCGGGGCCACGGTGCCCGAGGCCTACGGGGGCGCCGGCCTCCCCATGCGGCTTTTCGCCCGCATGGTGGAGGAGGTCGCCTACTACGACGGGGCTTTGGCCCTCACCGTGGCCAGCCACAACTCCCTGGCCACGGGCCACATCCTCCTGGCCGGGAACGAGAAGCAGAAGGCGGAGTTCCTGCCAAAGCTGGCCTCGGGGGAGGCCCTGGGGGCCTGGGGCCTGACGGAGCCGGGGGCGGGCTCGGACGCTGCCGCCCTCAAGACCAGGGCCGAGGCCGTGCCCGGGGGGTTTCTCCTAAACGGCACCAAGCAGTTCATCACCCAGGGGAGCGTGGCCGGGGTCTACGTGATCATGGCCCGGACCGACCCGGCCCCAAGCCCGGAGAAGAGGCACCTGGGCATCTCCGCCTTCGCCTTCTTCCGGCCCGAGAAGGGGCTTAGGGTGGGGAGGAAGGAGGAGAAGCTGGGCCTCAACGCCTCGGACACCGCCCAGCTCCTCCTGGAGGACCTCTTCGTCCCCGAGGAGGGGCTTTTGGGCGAGCGGGGGAAGGGCTTTTACGACGTCCTCAGGGTCCTGGACGGGGGCAGGATCGGCATCGCCGCCATGGCCGTGGGCCTGGGCCGGGCGGCCTTGGACTTCGCCCTGCGCCACGCCAAGGAGCGGGAGGCCTTCGGCAGGCCCATCGCCGAGTTCCAGGGGGTGTCCTTCAAGCTGGCGGAGATGGCCACCGAGCTGGAGGCGGCGAGGCTTTTGTACCTCAAGGCGGCCGAGCTCAAGGACGCCGGGAGGCCTTTTGCCCTCGAGGCCGCCCAGGCCAAGCTCTTCGCCAGCGAGGTGGCGGTCAGGGCCTGCGACGAGGCCATCCAGATCCTGGGCGGCTACGGCTACGTCAAGGACTACCCCGTGGAGCGCTACTGGCGGGACGCCCGCCTCACCAGGATCGGGGAGGGGACCAGCGAGATCCTCAAGGTGGTCATTGCCCGGCGTCTTCTAGAAGGGGTGTGA
- a CDS encoding Clp1/GlmU family protein: protein MLLLLGPTDVGKSTLAQRLLERAGEAYLLDLDPGQGSLPGTFTLFRHRGGLIPVRRALVGALSPVGVEAKALVAALRLARLIPKGSPAIGDTDGLLDPTYRLLQVDALSPAEVLILGSEALYQALSWRKDLRLRLAKPLPEARRKTAAERRRARLERLLAHFQGAIPRAFPLEGPAEPGRLYGLLDAEGFFLAYGKLLAWEGGEGIFLTPHEGEVARLEATRLSLPTPALPG from the coding sequence ATGCTCCTCCTCCTGGGCCCCACGGACGTGGGCAAGTCCACCCTGGCCCAAAGGCTTCTGGAGCGGGCGGGCGAGGCCTACCTCCTGGACCTGGACCCCGGGCAGGGGTCCTTGCCCGGGACCTTCACCCTCTTCCGGCACCGGGGCGGGCTTATCCCCGTGCGCCGGGCCCTGGTGGGGGCGCTTTCCCCGGTGGGGGTGGAGGCCAAGGCCCTGGTGGCCGCCTTGCGCCTGGCCCGCCTCATCCCCAAGGGAAGCCCGGCCATCGGGGACACGGACGGCCTTCTGGACCCCACCTACCGCCTCCTTCAGGTGGACGCCCTAAGCCCCGCCGAGGTCCTGATCCTGGGCTCCGAGGCCCTCTACCAGGCCTTAAGCTGGCGCAAGGACCTGAGGCTCCGCCTGGCCAAGCCCCTCCCCGAGGCCAGAAGGAAGACCGCCGCCGAGAGGCGGAGGGCCCGCTTGGAGCGGCTTCTCGCCCACTTCCAGGGGGCCATACCCCGGGCCTTTCCCCTGGAAGGCCCCGCCGAGCCCGGGAGGCTCTACGGCCTCCTGGACGCCGAAGGCTTCTTCCTGGCCTACGGGAAGCTCCTGGCCTGGGAAGGGGGGGAGGGGATTTTCCTCACCCCCCATGAGGGGGAGGTGGCCCGCCTCGAGGCCACCCGCCTAAGCCTCCCTACCCCCGCACTACCAGGTTGA
- the leuS gene encoding leucine--tRNA ligase: MEKYNPHAIEPKWQRFWKEKGFMKAKEVPGKRGKQYVLVMFPYPSGDLHMGHLKNYTMGDVLARFRKVQGYEVLHPMGWDAFGLPAENAALKFGLHPRDWTYENIRQAKESLELMGILYDWDREVTTCEPDYYRWNQWIFIKMWEKGLAYRAGGLVNWCPKCQTVLANEQVVEGRCWRHEDTPVEKRELTQWYLRITAYADRLLQDLEGLDWPEKVKAMQRAWIGRSEGAEILFPVEGREERIAVFTTRPDTLFGATFMVLAPEHPLTLELAAPERREEVLAYVEAAKRKTEIERQAEGREKTGVFLGAYALNPATGERIPIFTADYVLFGYGTGAIMAVPAHDQRDYEFAKKFGLPIKKVVERPGEPLPEPLERAYEEPGVLVNSGPFDGLMSEEAKGRITRWLEEKGLGKARVTYRLRDWLISRQRYWGTPIPMVHCPTCGVVPVPEEELPVLLPDLKDIEDIRPKGKSPLEAHPEFYETTCPKCGGPAKRDTDTMDTFFDSSWYYLRYTDPHNDRLPFDPGKANFWMPVDQYIGGVEHAVLHLLYSRFFTKFLHDLGMVEVEEPFKGLFTQGMVLAWTDFGPVEVEGERVRLPEPTRIRLEVQERELSLEDVKKMGAELRPHEDGTVHLWKPAVMSKSKGNGVMVGPFVKEEGADIARITILFAAPPENEMVWTEEGVQGAWRFLNRIYRRVAEDRSELEKISGRFQKEALEGADRELYGKLHATLKKVTEDLEALRFNTAIAALMEFLNALYEYRRERPVTPLYRTAIRYYLQMLFPFAPHLAEELWHWFWPNSLFEAGWPELDPEALEKDVVEVAVQVNGRVRGTIQIPKDAPLEVARAEALKVKNVQAHLEGKEIVKEIYVPGKILNLVVRG; this comes from the coding sequence ATGGAGAAGTACAACCCCCACGCCATAGAGCCCAAGTGGCAACGTTTCTGGAAAGAGAAGGGCTTCATGAAGGCCAAGGAGGTCCCCGGGAAGAGGGGGAAGCAGTACGTCCTGGTCATGTTCCCCTACCCTTCCGGGGACCTGCACATGGGCCACCTGAAGAACTACACCATGGGGGACGTCCTGGCCCGCTTCCGCAAGGTCCAGGGCTACGAGGTCCTCCACCCCATGGGCTGGGACGCCTTCGGGCTTCCGGCGGAGAACGCCGCCCTTAAGTTCGGCCTCCACCCCCGGGACTGGACCTACGAGAACATCCGCCAGGCCAAGGAGAGCCTGGAGCTCATGGGCATCCTCTACGACTGGGACCGGGAGGTCACCACCTGCGAGCCCGACTACTACCGCTGGAACCAGTGGATCTTCATCAAGATGTGGGAGAAGGGCCTGGCCTACCGGGCGGGGGGGCTGGTCAACTGGTGCCCCAAGTGCCAGACGGTCCTGGCCAACGAGCAGGTGGTGGAAGGGCGGTGCTGGCGGCACGAGGACACCCCCGTGGAGAAGCGGGAACTCACGCAGTGGTACCTCCGCATCACCGCCTACGCCGACCGGCTTTTGCAGGACCTCGAGGGCCTGGACTGGCCGGAGAAGGTCAAGGCCATGCAGAGGGCCTGGATCGGCCGATCGGAGGGGGCGGAGATCCTCTTCCCCGTGGAGGGGAGGGAGGAGCGGATCGCCGTCTTCACCACCCGCCCCGACACCCTCTTCGGGGCCACCTTCATGGTCCTGGCCCCGGAGCACCCCCTCACCCTGGAGCTCGCCGCCCCCGAGCGGCGGGAGGAGGTCCTGGCCTACGTGGAGGCCGCCAAGCGCAAGACGGAGATTGAGCGCCAGGCCGAAGGGAGGGAGAAGACCGGGGTCTTCCTGGGGGCCTACGCCCTAAACCCCGCCACTGGGGAGAGGATCCCCATCTTCACCGCCGACTACGTCCTCTTTGGCTACGGCACCGGGGCCATCATGGCCGTGCCCGCCCACGACCAGAGGGATTACGAGTTCGCCAAGAAGTTCGGCCTCCCCATCAAGAAGGTGGTGGAGCGGCCGGGAGAACCCCTCCCCGAGCCCCTGGAAAGGGCCTACGAGGAGCCCGGCGTTCTGGTGAACTCGGGGCCCTTTGACGGCCTCATGAGTGAGGAGGCCAAGGGGCGGATCACCCGCTGGCTGGAGGAAAAGGGCCTGGGGAAGGCCAGGGTCACCTACCGCCTCCGGGACTGGCTCATCAGCCGCCAGCGCTACTGGGGCACCCCCATCCCCATGGTCCACTGCCCCACCTGCGGCGTGGTGCCCGTCCCCGAGGAAGAGCTTCCCGTCCTCCTCCCCGACCTCAAGGACATTGAGGACATCCGGCCCAAGGGGAAAAGCCCCCTGGAGGCCCACCCCGAGTTCTACGAGACCACCTGCCCCAAATGCGGCGGCCCCGCCAAGCGGGACACCGACACCATGGACACCTTCTTTGACAGCAGCTGGTACTACCTCCGCTACACCGACCCCCACAACGACCGCCTCCCCTTTGACCCCGGGAAGGCCAACTTCTGGATGCCGGTGGACCAGTACATCGGCGGGGTGGAGCACGCCGTGCTGCACCTCCTCTACAGCCGCTTCTTCACCAAGTTCCTCCACGACCTGGGGATGGTGGAGGTGGAGGAGCCCTTCAAGGGCCTCTTCACCCAGGGCATGGTCCTGGCCTGGACGGACTTCGGCCCTGTGGAGGTGGAAGGGGAGAGGGTCCGCCTTCCCGAGCCCACCCGCATCCGCCTGGAGGTCCAGGAAAGGGAGCTTTCCCTGGAGGACGTGAAGAAGATGGGGGCCGAGCTCAGGCCCCACGAGGACGGTACCGTGCACCTCTGGAAGCCCGCGGTGATGAGCAAGTCCAAGGGCAACGGGGTCATGGTGGGGCCCTTCGTGAAGGAGGAGGGGGCCGACATCGCCCGCATCACCATCCTCTTCGCCGCCCCTCCCGAGAACGAGATGGTCTGGACCGAGGAGGGGGTCCAGGGGGCCTGGCGCTTCCTGAACCGGATCTATAGGCGGGTGGCCGAGGACCGCTCCGAGCTGGAGAAGATCTCGGGTAGGTTCCAGAAAGAGGCGCTGGAGGGGGCCGACCGGGAGCTCTACGGAAAGCTCCACGCCACCCTCAAGAAGGTGACGGAGGACCTCGAGGCCCTGCGCTTCAACACCGCCATCGCCGCTCTCATGGAGTTCCTGAACGCCCTCTACGAGTACCGCCGGGAGCGCCCCGTCACCCCCCTCTACCGCACCGCCATCCGCTACTACCTGCAGATGCTCTTCCCCTTCGCCCCCCACCTGGCCGAGGAGCTTTGGCACTGGTTCTGGCCCAATAGCCTCTTTGAGGCGGGCTGGCCCGAGCTGGACCCGGAGGCCCTGGAGAAGGACGTGGTGGAGGTGGCCGTGCAGGTGAACGGCCGGGTGCGGGGCACCATCCAGATCCCCAAGGACGCCCCCCTGGAGGTGGCCCGGGCCGAGGCCCTCAAGGTGAAAAACGTCCAGGCCCACCTGGAGGGCAAGGAGATCGTCAAGGAGATCTACGTCCCGGGCAAGATCCTCAACCTGGTAGTGCGGGGGTAG
- a CDS encoding YhjD/YihY/BrkB family envelope integrity protein encodes MLRDLIRIYQEAHVPFFAAALAYYALLSLTPLLLFLAGLFGLLLKGNPTLQAEVFQSLSELTMALFPARPELAGETLAFLTRSAFPLTLGSGLLLLWSGSNFFAALSYALGLVFGRPFGFRHRFLGLLMPPLLALSLILLSLLGLFLGFLLRYLPPEWRSLLGPLEAFLPLLAAFLLFLLTYALFRGLRGFRDFLPLSAGAGVATLLFEGVRLLLPRLLPRSQYELLYGPLAGFVLALLGLYLVLYALLLGAVVARALRA; translated from the coding sequence TTGCTTAGGGACCTCATCCGGATTTACCAGGAGGCCCACGTCCCCTTCTTCGCCGCCGCTTTGGCCTACTACGCCCTCCTCTCCCTCACGCCCCTCCTCCTCTTTCTGGCGGGCCTCTTTGGGCTCCTCCTCAAGGGGAACCCCACCCTTCAGGCCGAGGTCTTCCAAAGCCTCTCCGAGCTCACCATGGCCCTCTTCCCCGCCCGGCCAGAGCTGGCGGGGGAGACCCTGGCCTTCCTGACCCGAAGCGCCTTCCCCCTCACCCTGGGAAGCGGCCTCCTCCTCCTCTGGTCTGGGAGCAACTTCTTCGCCGCCTTGAGCTACGCCCTGGGCCTCGTCTTCGGGCGCCCCTTTGGCTTCCGCCACCGGTTTTTGGGCCTCCTCATGCCCCCCCTGCTGGCCCTCTCCCTCATCCTCCTTTCCCTCCTGGGGCTTTTCCTGGGGTTTCTCCTGCGCTACCTTCCCCCCGAGTGGCGAAGCCTATTGGGCCCCCTCGAGGCCTTCTTACCCCTTCTTGCTGCCTTTCTCCTTTTCCTCCTCACCTACGCCCTCTTCCGGGGCCTTAGGGGCTTTAGGGACTTCCTGCCCTTAAGCGCCGGGGCGGGGGTGGCCACCCTCCTCTTTGAGGGGGTGCGCCTCCTTCTGCCCAGGCTCCTGCCCCGCTCCCAGTACGAGCTCCTCTACGGGCCCCTGGCGGGCTTCGTCCTGGCCCTTTTGGGCCTTTACCTGGTCCTCTACGCCCTCCTTTTGGGGGCGGTGGTGGCCCGGGCCCTGAGGGCCTAG
- a CDS encoding tetratricopeptide repeat protein, protein MKGLAEAWRLIGAGRYGEAEALLAQDPSPEARFVLGYALAFQGRHEEALALYRALYRESGSHRALHHVGMVLRMAGRLKEALAVFEEEARFLPPDPLARSVNLYERGYIWLLLGEKGESLAFLRESLAEAEAAKDPVAQACAHRGLLEWHLRFGQEEEAQRHKEAAIRLFLKAGDPKGAEEVEGLA, encoded by the coding sequence GTGAAGGGTCTGGCGGAGGCCTGGCGGCTTATAGGGGCGGGGCGCTACGGGGAGGCCGAGGCGCTCCTCGCCCAAGACCCTTCCCCTGAGGCCCGCTTCGTCCTGGGGTATGCCCTGGCCTTCCAGGGAAGGCACGAGGAGGCCCTGGCCCTGTACCGGGCCCTCTACCGGGAATCGGGGAGCCACCGGGCGCTCCACCATGTGGGGATGGTCCTCCGCATGGCGGGTAGGCTAAAGGAGGCCCTCGCCGTCTTTGAGGAGGAAGCCCGCTTCCTTCCCCCTGACCCCCTGGCCCGCTCCGTGAACCTCTACGAGCGGGGCTACATCTGGCTCCTCCTCGGGGAGAAGGGGGAAAGCCTGGCCTTCCTCCGGGAGAGCCTCGCCGAGGCCGAGGCCGCCAAAGACCCCGTGGCCCAGGCCTGCGCTCACCGGGGCCTTTTGGAGTGGCACCTCCGCTTCGGCCAGGAGGAGGAGGCCCAAAGGCACAAGGAGGCGGCCATCCGCCTCTTCCTAAAGGCCGGGGACCCCAAGGGGGCGGAGGAGGTGGAGGGCCTTGCTTAG
- a CDS encoding glutamate-5-semialdehyde dehydrogenase, which translates to MTGVTLWQLAERAKRRLPEIAKGRRDLALLRMAELLEGRWEEVLRANREDLEEAERAGLSRAKLDRLALKEKDLKTLTEGLRQMASLPDPLGRIEGLAKRPNGLRVGRMRVPLGLIGFIYEARPGATVEAVAVALKAGNAMLLRGGKEAFRSNRALVALWHEALREAGLPEEAVTLVPTTDREAILEMCRLELLDLLIPRGGEELIRLVQKEARVPVLAHAKGVNHLYVDEGADLSMALRLAVNGKTQRPAVCNALEAVLVHEKVAEAFLPLLEEAMRAKGVELRACPRALPLLKEAVPAREDEWDREYLDLVLRVKVVSGLEEALDHIARYGSRHTEAICTEDPRAAWRFLEEVDASLVLWNASTRFNDGFELGLGAEIGISTSKLHAYGPMGPMELTTLKWVALGEGQERA; encoded by the coding sequence ATGACGGGCGTGACCCTTTGGCAGCTGGCGGAAAGGGCGAAAAGGAGGCTTCCCGAGATCGCCAAGGGGAGGCGGGACCTGGCCCTTTTGCGGATGGCGGAGCTTCTAGAGGGCCGCTGGGAAGAGGTCCTGAGGGCGAACCGGGAGGACTTAGAGGAGGCGGAAAGGGCCGGGCTTTCCCGGGCCAAGCTGGACCGGTTGGCCCTGAAGGAGAAGGACCTGAAGACCCTCACCGAGGGGCTTCGCCAGATGGCCTCCCTTCCCGACCCCCTGGGCCGGATAGAGGGGCTCGCCAAGCGGCCCAACGGCCTCAGGGTGGGGAGGATGCGGGTGCCCCTGGGCCTCATCGGCTTCATCTACGAGGCCAGGCCCGGGGCCACGGTGGAGGCGGTGGCCGTGGCCCTCAAGGCGGGAAACGCCATGCTCCTTAGGGGCGGTAAGGAGGCCTTCCGCTCCAACCGGGCCCTGGTGGCCCTGTGGCACGAGGCCCTGAGGGAGGCGGGGCTTCCCGAGGAGGCGGTGACCCTGGTGCCCACCACCGACCGGGAGGCCATCCTGGAGATGTGCCGCCTGGAGCTTTTGGACCTCCTGATCCCCAGGGGCGGCGAGGAGCTCATCCGCCTGGTGCAGAAGGAGGCCCGGGTGCCCGTCCTGGCCCACGCGAAGGGGGTCAACCACCTCTACGTGGACGAGGGGGCGGACCTCTCCATGGCCCTGCGGCTGGCGGTGAACGGCAAGACCCAGCGGCCCGCGGTGTGCAACGCCCTCGAGGCCGTCTTGGTCCACGAGAAGGTGGCGGAGGCCTTCTTACCCCTCCTGGAGGAGGCCATGAGGGCCAAAGGGGTGGAGCTCAGGGCCTGCCCTAGGGCCCTTCCCCTCCTTAAGGAGGCGGTCCCCGCCCGGGAGGACGAGTGGGACCGGGAGTACCTGGACCTCGTCCTACGGGTCAAGGTGGTCTCGGGGCTGGAGGAGGCCCTGGACCACATCGCCCGCTATGGCTCCCGCCACACCGAGGCCATCTGCACCGAAGACCCCAGGGCGGCCTGGCGCTTTTTGGAGGAGGTGGACGCCTCCTTGGTCCTCTGGAACGCCTCCACCCGCTTCAACGACGGCTTTGAGCTGGGCCTGGGGGCCGAGATCGGCATCAGCACCTCCAAGCTCCACGCCTACGGGCCCATGGGCCCTATGGAGCTCACCACCCTGAAGTGGGTGGCCCTGGGGGAGGGGCAGGAGCGGGCGTGA
- the proB gene encoding glutamate 5-kinase, with the protein MRPGLCAKRLVVKVGSAVLAGEGGLDPDVMGEIARQVALLRQEGREVVLVSSGAVAAGMALMGLPRPKDMPKKQALAAIGQPLLMAAWRQAFAPLGLHVAQVLLTAEDLSARERYLNAKATLRALLDLGVVPIINENDTVAFHEIRFGDNDQLSARVAALVEAGLLLLLSDVDALYEEDPKLNPGARAILEVEDVEKVLAHAGGGNPLGSGGMRSKLLAARLAGRVGIPTLLLPGRRPGVILEALKGVPIGTYFHARRRYRGEKAWLYGLLHPKGELVLDRGAVQALKERGASLLPAGIKEVRGRFSRGEAVRLLTESGEEVGVGLANYASEEVARIRGRKSGEIEEVLGYRYTEEVVHRDHLALKEEG; encoded by the coding sequence ATGCGGCCGGGGCTTTGCGCGAAACGCCTGGTGGTGAAGGTGGGGAGCGCCGTCCTGGCCGGGGAGGGGGGGCTGGACCCGGACGTCATGGGGGAGATCGCCCGCCAGGTGGCCCTTTTGCGCCAGGAGGGGCGGGAGGTGGTTCTGGTCTCCTCGGGGGCGGTGGCGGCGGGCATGGCCCTCATGGGCCTCCCCAGGCCCAAGGACATGCCCAAGAAGCAGGCCCTGGCTGCCATCGGCCAGCCCCTCCTTATGGCCGCCTGGCGGCAGGCCTTCGCCCCCCTGGGCCTCCACGTGGCCCAGGTTCTGCTCACCGCCGAGGACCTCTCCGCCCGGGAGCGCTACCTGAACGCCAAGGCCACCCTTAGGGCCCTTCTGGACCTGGGGGTGGTCCCCATCATCAACGAGAACGACACCGTGGCCTTTCACGAGATCCGCTTCGGGGACAACGACCAGCTTTCCGCCCGGGTGGCCGCTTTGGTAGAGGCGGGGCTTCTCCTCCTCCTTTCCGATGTGGACGCCCTCTACGAGGAGGACCCCAAGCTGAACCCCGGGGCCAGGGCCATCCTCGAGGTGGAGGACGTGGAGAAGGTCCTGGCCCACGCCGGGGGCGGGAACCCCCTGGGGAGCGGGGGGATGCGGAGCAAGCTCCTGGCCGCCAGGCTGGCGGGCCGGGTGGGCATCCCCACCCTCCTCCTCCCCGGCAGGCGGCCCGGGGTCATCCTCGAGGCCCTGAAGGGGGTTCCCATAGGCACCTACTTCCACGCCAGAAGGCGCTACCGCGGGGAGAAGGCCTGGCTCTACGGCCTCCTCCACCCCAAAGGGGAGCTCGTTTTGGACCGGGGGGCGGTGCAGGCCCTCAAGGAGCGGGGGGCGAGCCTCCTTCCCGCCGGCATCAAGGAGGTGCGGGGGCGGTTTTCCCGGGGGGAGGCGGTCCGCCTCCTTACGGAAAGCGGGGAGGAGGTGGGCGTGGGCCTGGCCAACTACGCCTCCGAAGAGGTGGCCCGGATCAGGGGCCGTAAGAGCGGGGAGATTGAGGAGGTCCTGGGCTACCGCTACACCGAGGAGGTGGTCCACCGGGACCACCTGGCCCTGAAGGAGGAAGGATGA
- a CDS encoding cob(I)yrinic acid a,c-diamide adenosyltransferase — protein sequence MKIYTKTGDAGETGLYGDERVVKAHPRVEAYGTVDEANSAIGLARSLLPKEHLDLQDLLERIQNALFDLGADLATRMGSPYEKNIARMDAEDVENLERAIDRYQEESPPFRGFILPGGHPAAAALHLARTVVRRAERKVVALSREEPVNPETIRYLNRLSDLLFVLARVVNAREGVREEGWLVKKRR from the coding sequence ATGAAGATCTACACCAAAACGGGAGACGCGGGGGAGACCGGGCTCTACGGGGACGAGCGGGTGGTGAAGGCCCACCCCCGGGTGGAGGCCTACGGCACGGTGGACGAGGCCAACAGCGCCATCGGCCTGGCGCGAAGCCTTCTGCCCAAGGAGCACCTGGACCTTCAGGACCTTCTGGAGCGCATCCAGAACGCCCTCTTTGACCTGGGGGCCGACCTGGCGACCCGCATGGGAAGCCCCTATGAAAAGAACATTGCCCGCATGGACGCCGAGGACGTGGAAAACCTGGAGAGGGCCATAGACCGCTACCAGGAGGAAAGCCCCCCCTTCCGGGGCTTCATCCTGCCCGGTGGGCACCCGGCGGCCGCCGCCCTTCACCTGGCCCGCACCGTGGTGCGCCGGGCGGAACGCAAGGTGGTGGCCCTGAGCCGGGAGGAGCCGGTGAACCCGGAGACCATCCGCTACTTAAACCGCCTCTCCGACCTCCTCTTCGTCCTGGCCCGGGTGGTGAACGCCCGGGAAGGGGTCAGGGAGGAGGGCTGGCTGGTCAAGAAAAGGCGCTAG
- a CDS encoding ATP-binding cassette domain-containing protein, with amino-acid sequence MIQAQGLTKRYGPKTAVEGLSLKVEREEVYALLGPNGAGKTTTLRMLATLVRPTAGRAEVAGVDVGKEPLEVRRRLGLVNGGMRVYDRLTGREILAFFASFYGLEGRAFKEALDWVVALLEMEETLEKKVLEMSTGMRQKVVIARAILHRPPVLLLDEATAGLDVFARRALLDFVKTYRDLGNTVLYSTHVMPEAEEVADRVGFLHQGRLVYEGSMEEALAMGEGSLEKAFIRKVREAA; translated from the coding sequence GTGATCCAGGCCCAAGGCCTCACCAAGCGCTATGGCCCCAAGACCGCCGTGGAGGGGCTATCCCTGAAGGTAGAGCGGGAAGAGGTCTACGCCCTCCTTGGCCCCAACGGGGCGGGCAAGACCACCACGCTGAGGATGCTCGCCACCCTGGTGCGTCCCACGGCGGGAAGGGCGGAGGTGGCGGGGGTTGACGTGGGGAAGGAGCCCTTGGAAGTCCGCCGCCGCCTGGGCCTGGTGAATGGAGGGATGCGGGTCTACGACCGCCTCACGGGGCGGGAGATCCTGGCCTTCTTCGCTTCCTTCTACGGCCTCGAGGGCCGCGCCTTTAAGGAGGCCCTGGACTGGGTGGTGGCCCTTTTGGAGATGGAGGAGACCCTGGAGAAAAAGGTCCTGGAGATGTCCACGGGCATGCGGCAGAAGGTGGTCATCGCCCGGGCCATCCTCCACCGCCCCCCGGTCCTCCTCCTGGACGAGGCCACCGCGGGTCTGGATGTCTTCGCCAGGCGGGCCCTCCTGGACTTCGTGAAGACCTACCGGGACCTGGGGAACACCGTCCTCTACTCCACCCACGTCATGCCCGAGGCCGAGGAGGTGGCCGACCGGGTGGGCTTTTTGCACCAGGGGCGCCTGGTCTACGAGGGAAGCATGGAAGAGGCTTTGGCCATGGGGGAAGGAAGCCTGGAAAAAGCCTTCATCCGAAAGGTGAGGGAAGCGGCATGA